One stretch of Brevibacillus laterosporus DNA includes these proteins:
- a CDS encoding HlyD family efflux transporter periplasmic adaptor subunit: MRENKKMMVGLVGFVAAIVLLGGYLLFSEKNSFAGGSAKQITAVVEGTEVDLAFKVPGTIDKIEIKEGDTVAEGQLLAMLGSDEITAKRDQAAAAYQLAQAKLEQAKKGVSITSGTSDATVKQAQAALQAAQANLQANKNGARPEEVAQLKGKLQATKTARDLAQTNMKRMQDLLKEGAIPKIKLEESQAEFEKYSAEYTSTVEQLNMAQKGARPEQIEALTAQVNQANAAYQNAVAGLGQVGLRESDVKSAEAGVKQAKGALDEAEAYLRNTQMIAPVSGVVKSISSQKGELVAQGSSIMTIQVENDKFVKMYVDENQLGNVKAGEKTTLFVPSLNKEVDATVQMVAPAADFATKKATQELNSRDLRAFQVKLQVEDKDVRPGFTVEWHLKGAVARE; encoded by the coding sequence ATGAGAGAGAATAAAAAGATGATGGTTGGTTTGGTAGGTTTTGTAGCAGCTATCGTACTTTTGGGTGGATACTTACTATTTTCCGAAAAAAATAGCTTTGCGGGAGGCTCCGCAAAACAAATAACAGCTGTAGTAGAAGGAACAGAAGTAGACCTTGCCTTCAAGGTACCAGGAACAATTGACAAGATCGAAATTAAAGAAGGCGATACGGTAGCAGAAGGTCAGCTTCTAGCGATGCTAGGAAGCGACGAGATTACGGCGAAACGAGATCAAGCAGCAGCAGCGTACCAATTAGCTCAAGCTAAATTGGAACAGGCAAAAAAAGGAGTTTCCATTACGAGTGGAACGAGCGATGCAACTGTGAAGCAGGCCCAAGCAGCTTTGCAAGCGGCTCAAGCTAATTTGCAAGCTAACAAAAATGGAGCGCGTCCAGAAGAGGTTGCTCAGCTAAAAGGGAAACTTCAAGCAACTAAAACAGCCCGTGACCTGGCTCAGACAAATATGAAACGCATGCAGGATTTATTAAAAGAGGGAGCTATCCCAAAAATTAAATTGGAAGAATCTCAAGCTGAGTTTGAGAAATACTCTGCTGAATATACTTCGACAGTAGAACAATTAAACATGGCACAAAAGGGTGCACGTCCCGAGCAGATTGAAGCACTTACAGCACAAGTAAACCAAGCGAATGCAGCATACCAAAACGCAGTAGCGGGACTTGGTCAGGTAGGATTACGCGAATCTGATGTAAAATCAGCGGAAGCAGGCGTGAAGCAAGCAAAAGGTGCTTTGGATGAAGCAGAGGCGTATTTGCGCAATACGCAAATGATCGCTCCTGTTAGCGGTGTGGTAAAATCTATTTCCTCACAAAAAGGGGAATTGGTAGCACAGGGCTCTTCCATTATGACGATTCAAGTAGAAAACGATAAATTTGTAAAAATGTATGTAGATGAAAACCAACTGGGTAACGTAAAAGCAGGAGAGAAAACTACGTTGTTTGTCCCAAGTTTAAATAAAGAAGTTGATGCAACTGTACAAATGGTAGCACCAGCAGCTGACTTTGCAACGAAAAAAGCAACTCAAGAACTGAACTCCCGTGATTTGCGAGCGTTCCAAGTGAAATTGCAAGTGGAGGATAAAGATGTACGCCCTGGCTTTACTGTCGAATGGCACCTAAAAGGGGCTGTCGCTCGTGAATAG
- a CDS encoding ABC transporter permease, translating into MNSFWQLVGDEWRSIYTNKTIRNIVFLVPCVYMLMFGYLYQEKRVMEIPTVVADLDQTELTRELIRAIDNDQTFSVTNVVTTEEELQHLMNYEEAQVGFIIPKGLTVNAKLGKPTEILNLIDGSNMMISNTSVRAASSLVKTISGGVTLKKLEAKGEWGSAATNFATGIDYRYRILHNPTFNYLAFMIFGLAGTVLQQVAFLSVSLSVTRQKEEGTWMDTLKENGFVKIALSKITTHMILAVFNFLLTFVLIFKFFEVPYYGSMSLLFISGFIFNLAVVAIGFAISFFSSNMLQATQTAMLIAVPSFMLSGWTWPITSMPTVIAIIAKSLPLTYFLHSVREILSKGHGWEFVGTDNLILVLMIVVALFVAFVTYAFQKKNARTNYQTKSESVVIK; encoded by the coding sequence GTGAATAGCTTTTGGCAACTAGTAGGAGATGAATGGCGATCCATTTATACCAACAAAACGATTCGTAACATTGTATTTCTTGTGCCGTGTGTATACATGTTGATGTTTGGTTATTTGTATCAGGAAAAACGTGTTATGGAGATACCTACAGTGGTAGCAGATTTGGACCAAACTGAATTAACACGTGAATTGATCCGAGCAATTGACAATGATCAGACCTTTTCAGTGACAAATGTGGTTACAACAGAAGAAGAGTTACAACATCTGATGAATTATGAAGAGGCGCAGGTTGGATTTATCATTCCAAAGGGCTTGACCGTAAATGCTAAATTGGGTAAGCCAACAGAGATATTAAACCTCATTGATGGAAGTAACATGATGATTTCGAATACATCTGTTCGAGCAGCGAGCTCTCTAGTGAAAACCATCTCTGGGGGAGTGACGTTGAAAAAGTTAGAGGCAAAAGGAGAATGGGGCAGTGCGGCAACAAACTTTGCAACTGGGATCGACTATCGTTATCGCATTCTGCATAACCCAACCTTTAACTATTTGGCATTCATGATCTTTGGCTTGGCAGGAACAGTATTGCAACAGGTAGCATTCTTGAGCGTTTCTTTAAGCGTAACTCGCCAAAAAGAAGAAGGGACTTGGATGGATACCTTGAAGGAAAACGGGTTTGTAAAAATTGCACTCAGTAAAATTACAACCCATATGATTCTTGCTGTGTTTAACTTCTTACTTACGTTTGTGTTGATCTTTAAATTTTTCGAGGTTCCGTACTATGGTAGCATGAGCTTGTTGTTCATCAGTGGATTTATTTTTAATCTAGCAGTGGTAGCGATTGGATTTGCCATTTCATTCTTCTCTTCCAATATGCTACAAGCTACACAAACAGCCATGTTAATTGCAGTCCCATCGTTCATGCTATCTGGCTGGACTTGGCCGATCACTTCGATGCCAACTGTGATTGCAATCATAGCAAAATCCCTGCCGCTCACTTATTTCCTACATTCTGTGCGAGAAATTTTAAGTAAGGGACATGGCTGGGAATTTGTTGGTACCGACAACCTAATACTTGTCTTAATGATTGTTGTTGCGCTATTTGTGGCATTTGTCACTTATGCTTTTCAGAAGAAAAATGCCAGAACAAACTATCAAACCAAATCAGAAAGTGTCGTTATAAAATAA
- a CDS encoding DUF3907 family protein, translating into MSDAHVKQLCEDTFMRLKKVSIEVERFLNQTTLADLVEKSGDAEEYEAYYGSYLSDLRRLLVYAENAYEKLGICLRRARFNEEFAEEALYQVYHTCVINFYYPKGEVYDEDGRYSYTGQDCIIFRKEVTPDLEGLTLGLSRIFEPLRDELQYYETDYITKKRMQLSN; encoded by the coding sequence ATGTCAGACGCTCATGTAAAACAGTTATGCGAAGATACCTTTATGCGGTTGAAGAAGGTTAGCATAGAAGTGGAGAGATTCCTAAATCAAACTACTTTAGCAGATTTGGTTGAAAAATCTGGAGATGCTGAAGAGTATGAAGCTTACTATGGTAGCTATCTTTCTGATTTACGTCGCTTGTTGGTTTATGCAGAGAATGCCTATGAGAAATTGGGGATCTGTCTTCGACGCGCTCGCTTTAACGAAGAGTTTGCCGAAGAAGCCCTCTACCAGGTGTACCACACCTGTGTGATTAATTTTTACTATCCTAAAGGCGAGGTTTACGATGAGGATGGCAGGTACTCGTACACAGGGCAAGACTGCATTATTTTCCGCAAAGAGGTTACTCCCGATCTCGAAGGTCTAACTCTAGGATTGTCGAGAATCTTTGAGCCTTTACGTGATGAATTGCAGTACTATGAAACAGATTACATTACGAAAAAGCGGATGCAACTGAGTAATTAA
- a CDS encoding flavodoxin family protein encodes MKAVVLFAHPGTESFNHAILGQVTESLHKHGVTPTIRNLYEQHFSPIFSPADMQAMESHRTPKSIEEEQTILTDSDLLIMIYPVWWWSQPAILKGYIDRIFSDGFAFRYEKTGPVGLLTGKQAFVFTTTRESQQEMQTSGLGEVVEKQIVDGILRFSGFDPVVYHNFAEVPYVEEAIRKSYLQQVDQAIASLKLPVLQ; translated from the coding sequence ATGAAAGCCGTCGTTCTGTTTGCCCATCCTGGAACTGAGAGCTTTAATCATGCCATCTTAGGGCAAGTAACAGAGAGTTTGCACAAACATGGTGTAACTCCAACTATACGAAATTTATATGAGCAACATTTTTCACCTATCTTTTCACCTGCAGATATGCAAGCAATGGAATCTCACCGTACACCAAAATCCATTGAAGAGGAGCAAACTATTCTCACAGATTCTGACCTCTTGATCATGATTTATCCAGTTTGGTGGTGGTCCCAACCAGCTATTCTGAAAGGCTACATTGATCGTATTTTCTCAGATGGGTTTGCCTTTAGGTACGAGAAAACAGGTCCTGTTGGTCTGTTAACAGGCAAACAAGCCTTCGTTTTTACCACCACACGAGAATCACAGCAAGAAATGCAGACTAGCGGATTAGGTGAAGTTGTAGAGAAACAAATTGTGGATGGAATTTTGCGATTCTCAGGATTTGACCCTGTTGTGTATCACAATTTTGCTGAGGTGCCATATGTAGAAGAAGCTATCCGGAAATCATATCTACAACAGGTAGATCAAGCAATTGCTTCGTTAAAACTTCCTGTACTACAGTAA
- a CDS encoding peptidase S8, translating into MKTIFTLLFVGLLAGVLFTGSHWLTPGKQMPQAMKAPTSRTLESNKEPPTVTQDEVQVPKINYVEQVRDMRRDMERRQHIKTIHHNKKDKSHYVEREVVVHFTPRPSKPELQKMLRRVDGFIKRDFNKAMIIKSRTLSTEQLMKYFAEHPDSVYAEPNYLLLPNKQPNDTYYKRYQWNLNQLGMEQSWEITQGSSQVIVAVVDTGVDLTHPEFKGKLVNGYNVLNSGKRPQDDNGHGTHVAGIIAARTNNKDGIAGISWNSKIMPIKAIGEDGSGSAIDIAQGIEWAVDHGASIINLSVGNYASSAVLKAACIYAYQNDVVLVAATGNDASDQPSFPAAFPEVIGVSAVDQDENLAEFSNYGKTVSLVAPGVDIPSTYIHKDYAALSGTSMACPHVAAVASLIRSVNPTLSNKQVRQILEKTATDLGTPGRDSSFGYGYINVKKALQQSQTGYATEPISPVPVPAPAPTPAPPSTGTKAPTTGFQRFLEELFGRYLQSFRIHQQ; encoded by the coding sequence GTGAAAACCATCTTTACACTGTTATTTGTTGGCCTTTTAGCAGGTGTTTTGTTTACGGGAAGTCACTGGCTCACTCCAGGAAAACAAATGCCGCAAGCAATGAAAGCCCCTACCTCACGGACTTTAGAAAGCAATAAAGAACCACCTACTGTGACCCAAGATGAAGTACAGGTTCCCAAAATTAACTATGTGGAACAAGTTCGTGACATGCGCCGGGATATGGAGCGTCGTCAGCACATCAAGACGATTCATCACAATAAAAAGGATAAGAGCCATTATGTAGAGAGAGAGGTAGTGGTTCACTTTACTCCGCGACCCTCTAAACCAGAATTACAGAAAATGCTACGTAGGGTAGACGGTTTTATAAAACGAGATTTCAATAAGGCAATGATTATTAAATCCCGCACACTATCTACGGAGCAACTTATGAAGTATTTTGCGGAGCATCCAGACTCTGTGTATGCCGAACCTAATTACTTACTGTTGCCGAACAAACAACCTAATGACACCTACTACAAGCGATATCAGTGGAACTTAAATCAACTGGGCATGGAACAAAGCTGGGAGATTACTCAAGGTTCAAGTCAGGTCATTGTGGCTGTTGTAGATACAGGTGTTGATTTAACCCATCCTGAGTTTAAAGGGAAATTGGTCAACGGATACAATGTATTGAATAGTGGAAAGCGACCGCAAGACGACAACGGTCATGGGACACATGTAGCAGGAATTATTGCCGCCCGTACTAATAATAAGGACGGAATTGCTGGGATTTCTTGGAACAGCAAGATTATGCCAATAAAAGCTATCGGAGAAGACGGGAGTGGCAGTGCGATCGACATCGCGCAAGGAATTGAGTGGGCTGTGGATCATGGAGCCTCTATTATTAATTTAAGTGTGGGTAACTATGCTTCCTCTGCGGTCTTAAAGGCAGCATGTATTTATGCTTATCAGAACGATGTTGTACTTGTAGCTGCGACAGGAAACGATGCAAGCGATCAACCAAGCTTTCCTGCTGCTTTTCCAGAAGTAATCGGCGTATCGGCTGTCGATCAGGATGAAAATTTAGCTGAGTTCTCTAATTATGGGAAAACTGTGAGTTTAGTTGCACCAGGTGTAGATATACCCAGTACTTATATTCACAAGGATTATGCGGCTCTGTCAGGCACTTCGATGGCTTGTCCACATGTTGCAGCCGTGGCAAGCTTAATCCGTTCCGTCAATCCCACTCTAAGTAACAAACAGGTCAGACAAATTTTAGAAAAGACAGCGACAGACTTGGGCACACCAGGTAGGGATTCATCATTTGGTTACGGCTATATCAATGTAAAAAAAGCGCTACAGCAAAGCCAAACGGGTTATGCAACTGAACCTATATCACCAGTTCCAGTTCCAGCTCCAGCACCAACTCCAGCTCCACCTTCCACTGGTACCAAAGCGCCAACTACTGGTTTCCAGCGGTTTCTAGAGGAATTGTTTGGTCGCTATTTACAATCGTTTCGCATTCATCAGCAATAA
- a CDS encoding DUF4025 domain-containing protein translates to MNEKTTSNQFVTKSYDINDYQSNDTQSKGLAVTHEQVSDSYAMGTVDGANIREEDNEDIIRTE, encoded by the coding sequence ATGAATGAAAAGACAACAAGCAATCAGTTCGTCACGAAATCATATGATATCAATGATTACCAAAGTAATGACACTCAAAGTAAAGGGTTAGCAGTTACCCATGAGCAAGTAAGTGATTCCTATGCCATGGGGACGGTTGATGGGGCAAACATACGCGAAGAGGATAACGAGGATATCATCCGTACAGAATAA
- the ugpC gene encoding sn-glycerol-3-phosphate ABC transporter ATP-binding protein UgpC — protein sequence MAQVRLQHIYKRYAGNVTAVSDFDLDIHDKEFLVLVGPSGSGKSTTLRMIAGLEDISEGDLYIGARKVNDVAPKDRDIAMVFQSYALYPHMNVYENMAFGLKLRKFSKEEIDKRIQDAARILDITHLLNRKPKALSGGQRQRVALGRAIVREPQVFLMDEPLSNLDAKLRVLMRTEIAKLHKRLETTIIYVTHDQTEAMTMGNRIVVMKDGFIQQVATPTEIYHYPANQFVAGFIGSPSMNFISGKLEEIDDHIHFVSNGVNVTLPQDKANIVRKRSYVGKKVIFGIRPEDFYSDYQFLENNPFDSRVSAVIDVVENMGSEQYIYFSNMNNNQVVARLDAREHIKVGNSIHLGMDLNKIHLFDNETELAIFTK from the coding sequence ATGGCTCAAGTACGTTTGCAACATATCTATAAACGTTATGCAGGTAATGTAACTGCTGTTTCTGATTTTGATTTGGACATCCATGACAAGGAATTTCTGGTGCTTGTTGGCCCCTCTGGTAGTGGAAAATCAACTACATTACGCATGATCGCGGGATTAGAAGATATTAGCGAAGGCGACCTTTATATCGGCGCCCGTAAAGTTAATGATGTAGCACCCAAAGATCGCGATATCGCTATGGTTTTCCAAAGTTACGCGCTTTACCCACATATGAATGTTTATGAAAATATGGCGTTCGGATTAAAATTGCGCAAATTCTCTAAAGAGGAGATTGACAAACGAATTCAAGATGCAGCCCGCATTCTCGATATTACCCATCTATTGAATCGTAAACCAAAAGCCTTATCAGGCGGTCAACGTCAACGTGTTGCTCTGGGCAGAGCCATCGTGCGTGAGCCACAAGTTTTTTTAATGGACGAACCCCTTTCCAATCTAGATGCCAAATTACGCGTGCTGATGAGAACCGAAATTGCTAAATTACATAAACGTCTAGAAACCACTATTATCTACGTAACTCATGATCAGACGGAAGCCATGACCATGGGTAATCGGATCGTCGTCATGAAAGATGGTTTCATTCAGCAAGTAGCCACTCCTACAGAAATCTATCATTATCCAGCAAATCAGTTTGTTGCTGGTTTTATCGGTTCTCCCAGTATGAATTTTATATCAGGAAAATTAGAAGAAATAGATGATCATATTCACTTTGTAAGTAATGGAGTAAATGTCACGCTTCCGCAAGATAAGGCCAACATTGTTCGAAAAAGAAGCTACGTAGGAAAAAAAGTCATTTTTGGCATCCGTCCTGAAGATTTTTATAGTGATTATCAATTTTTAGAAAACAATCCGTTTGATAGTAGAGTTAGCGCTGTGATTGATGTAGTGGAAAATATGGGCTCTGAGCAGTACATTTATTTTAGCAACATGAACAATAATCAAGTGGTAGCTAGACTCGATGCTCGTGAACATATTAAGGTAGGTAATAGCATTCATTTAGGAATGGATCTAAATAAAATTCATTTGTTTGATAACGAAACAGAATTGGCTATTTTCACAAAATAA
- a CDS encoding PucR family transcriptional regulator yields MQVSETARSLFLHRNTLLYRLEKVREQTSLDPRAFPEAVLLWIMLR; encoded by the coding sequence ATGCAGGTGAGTGAAACGGCGCGTTCTTTGTTTTTACATCGAAACACGTTATTATATCGGTTAGAAAAAGTAAGGGAGCAGACCAGTCTAGACCCTCGTGCATTTCCTGAGGCTGTTCTCCTCTGGATCATGCTTAGATAA
- the acsA gene encoding acetate--CoA ligase: MKVENIPATQENSNLKDYDQTYETFQWADVEKQFSWYETGKVNIAYEAIDRHASSAKKDKVALVYSDSTREESYTYGELSRLSNRFANVLHDLGINKGDRVFVFMPRTPELYVSVLGVLKNGAIVGPLFEAFMEAAVRDRLENSEAVAIVTTPALLPRVPVKDLPHLKHVILVGEGNELTEGQVSYEKQMEQASDEFDMVWVDREDGMILHYTSGSTGKPKGVLHVHNAMIQQYQTGKWVLDLKEEDVYWCTADPGWVTGTSYGIFSPWLNGVTNVVRGGRFTPDDWYNTLQKFKISVWYSAPTAFRMLMGAGDELVKKYDLSSVRHILSVGEPLNPEVVYWGMKVFEKRIHDNWWMTETGAQLISNYQSMAIKPGSMGKPIPGVFATILDNQGNELPPNRMGNLAIKAGWPSMMRAIWKNPAKYEEYFHIPGWYISGDSAYRDEEGYFWFQGRIDDVINTSGERVGPFEVESKLLEHPAVAEAGVIGKPDPVRGEVIKAFIALRDGYEPSDKLMDDIKRFVKEGLAAHAAPREIEFRDKLPKTRSGKIMRRVLKAWELGLPTGDLSTMED; encoded by the coding sequence ATGAAAGTGGAAAACATTCCAGCAACACAAGAAAATAGTAACTTAAAAGACTACGATCAAACCTATGAAACCTTCCAATGGGCAGATGTAGAGAAACAATTCAGTTGGTATGAGACAGGCAAAGTTAATATAGCCTATGAAGCCATTGATCGTCATGCTAGCTCAGCAAAGAAAGATAAAGTAGCGCTTGTTTATAGTGATTCCACACGGGAAGAAAGCTATACATATGGTGAATTAAGTAGGCTTTCCAACCGTTTTGCCAACGTACTTCATGATTTGGGAATAAATAAAGGGGATCGCGTGTTTGTTTTCATGCCACGTACGCCAGAGCTATATGTGAGTGTGTTGGGAGTTTTGAAAAATGGGGCTATTGTTGGGCCTTTGTTTGAAGCCTTTATGGAAGCAGCTGTCCGTGACCGCCTAGAAAATAGTGAAGCAGTTGCTATCGTAACGACTCCGGCTTTATTGCCACGTGTCCCAGTTAAGGACCTTCCTCATCTCAAACATGTTATTTTAGTGGGAGAAGGAAATGAGTTAACAGAAGGGCAAGTAAGCTATGAGAAACAGATGGAGCAAGCTTCCGACGAATTTGACATGGTTTGGGTGGATCGAGAGGATGGCATGATCTTACACTATACGTCAGGTTCTACGGGAAAACCAAAGGGCGTATTGCATGTACACAATGCTATGATTCAACAGTATCAGACAGGAAAATGGGTGTTGGATTTAAAAGAAGAAGATGTCTACTGGTGTACAGCCGATCCAGGTTGGGTAACAGGAACCTCTTATGGTATCTTCTCCCCGTGGCTGAATGGTGTTACTAATGTTGTGCGTGGAGGCCGCTTTACACCAGATGATTGGTACAATACGCTTCAAAAATTTAAAATTAGCGTCTGGTATAGTGCGCCAACAGCTTTTCGCATGCTGATGGGAGCAGGCGATGAATTAGTCAAAAAATATGATCTTTCTTCCGTACGTCATATATTGAGTGTGGGCGAGCCTCTTAATCCAGAAGTTGTTTATTGGGGCATGAAAGTTTTTGAAAAACGCATTCACGATAACTGGTGGATGACAGAAACGGGCGCGCAGCTAATTTCTAATTATCAGAGTATGGCAATTAAGCCTGGTTCCATGGGGAAACCAATTCCGGGTGTCTTTGCTACCATTTTGGATAATCAAGGAAATGAGCTGCCGCCAAATCGCATGGGTAATTTGGCTATTAAAGCGGGATGGCCATCCATGATGAGAGCAATTTGGAAGAATCCAGCCAAGTATGAAGAGTATTTCCATATTCCTGGGTGGTATATTTCAGGTGATTCTGCTTATAGAGATGAAGAAGGCTACTTCTGGTTCCAGGGGCGCATTGATGATGTAATTAATACTTCTGGTGAACGCGTTGGACCGTTTGAAGTAGAGAGTAAATTGCTTGAACATCCAGCTGTTGCTGAAGCAGGGGTTATTGGAAAACCAGACCCAGTACGTGGAGAAGTAATCAAAGCTTTTATTGCCCTTCGTGACGGATATGAACCAAGTGATAAATTAATGGATGACATCAAGCGATTTGTCAAAGAAGGATTGGCGGCACATGCAGCTCCGCGTGAGATTGAGTTTCGTGATAAGTTGCCAAAAACCCGTTCTGGTAAAATCATGCGCCGTGTGTTAAAAGCGTGGGAGTTGGGTTTACCGACAGGAGATCTGTCAACGATGGAGGACTAA